One Candidatus Nitrotoga arctica genomic window, TGCCAGTTGGCCATGGTACTTTGGGCCGCATCATGGATGTATTGGGACGCCCTATCGATGAGGTGGGTGAAATTAAGTGCATGGAGCGTCGCTCTATTCACCAGAAGGCACCCAAGTTCGAAGAGTTGTCTCCATCGGTCGACTTATTGGAAACTGGAATTAAGGTGATTGACTTGGTGTGCCCATTTGCTAAGGGCGGCAAGGTGGGTTTGTTCGGTGGCGCAGGTGTTGGCAAAACCGTAAATATGCTAGAACTCATTAATAATATTGCAAAACAGCATTCCGGCTTGTCCGTGTTCGCCGGTGTGGGTGAGCGCACCCGTGAAGGAAATGACTTCTATCATGAAATGTCGGAAGCGGGTGTAATCCAGTTGGATAATCTGCCAGAGTCCAAAGTAGCAATGGTATTCGGCCAGATGAACGAGCCTCCAGGCAATCGTCTACGCGTGGCATTGTCTGGCCTGACTATGGCGGAATATTTCCGCGATGAAGGCCGCGACGTCCTGTTTTTTGTAGACAACATTTATCGTTTCACGCTAGCGGGTACCGAAGTCTCTGCTCTGCTGGGGCGTATGCCTTCCGCGGTAGGTTATCAGCCAACGCTGGCAGAAGAAATGGGACGCTTGCAAGAACGTATTACCTCAACTAAAACTGGCTCGATTACCTCGATCCAGGCTGTGTATGTACCGGCAGATGACTTGACCGACCCATCCCCTGCGACTACCTTCCTTCACTTGGATTCCACAGTGGTGCTGTCACGCGACATCGCTTCGTTGGGTATTTACCCCGCTGTAGATCCGTTGGACTCAACCTCGCGCCAACTTGACCCCTTAGTAGTAGGTGAAGAACATTACAACGTTGCCCGGAGCGTACAGCAGACGTTACAACGCTACAAGGAATTGCGCGACATTATCGCAATTCTGGGCATGGACGAACTGGCGCCCGAAGACAAGCTGGCAGTAGCCCGTGCACGTAAGATTCAACGTTTCTTGTCGCAGCCTTTTCATGTAGCCGAAGTGTTTACCGGCAGCCCAGGGAAATATGTGACGTTGAAAGAGACAATCAAGGGCTTCAAGGGCATTGTCAATGGCGATTACGATCACTTGCCCGAGCAGGCGTTCTACATGGTCGGCACTATTGATGAAGCGATTGAAAAAGCTAAAACTCTTCAGTAAGATTTAACACTGTAATTGGGCCAAGTGTTGTAGTAATAAGGAAAATTATGGCAATGACAGTTCATGTTGATGTAGTGAGCGCGGAAGAGTCCATTTTCTCTGGCCTTGTAGAAATGGTTGTCGTACCAGGTGAAATGGGCGAACTAGGAATTTACCCACGTCATGCACCCCTACTAACGCGCATTAAACCAGGTTCGGTACGCCTCAAACTACCGGATCAAAGCGAATTTATGCTGATTTACGTTTCTGGCGGAATGCTGGAAGTGCAGCCCAGCGTGGTTACAATTTTAGCTGATACCGCCATTCGCGGTGCAGACTTGGATGAAGCTCGCTCGCTCGAAGCTAAGCATGCAGCGGAAGAAGCAATGAAGAACCGTGCTTCTGATATTGACTACGCTAAAGCACAAGCTGAGCTATCTGAAGCGCTTGCCCAATTGCAAGCAATTCAGAAAATGCGCAAACAACAACCACACTAAGTCTATTAGGTTAACGTAATGCGCAAATGAAAGCGGCTTAGGCCGCTTTTTTTGTTTATACTTCTTTATCAAATTTTATCGCATACAACATGACTACGCTCAATATCGTCATTCTTGCTGCTGGCAGGGGACAGCGCATGCACTCGGATAAACCAAAGGTGCTACATTCCTTAGCTGGTCGTCCACTATTGCAACATGTACTTGATACCGCTGTCCAATTTGCTACCGGTATAACCTGTGTAGTGTATGGTCATGGAGGCGAAGCGGTACCACAGGCGATGACGAAGTATGAGGCTGATTTTGTTTTGCAAGAGCCGCAACTCGGGACTGGCCATGCGGTACAGCAAGCACTTTCACACTTGAAGGATGATACATTAACGCTGGTACTGTATGGCGACGTGCCGCTTACTCAGCCTGGGACACTGGAAAAAATGTTGGGTGCGCAGCAAGCACTCACCCTGCTCACCATTCACCTTGACAACCCCGCCGGTTACGGACGTATCGTGCGTGATAGCGCAGGCAATGTGAGCTGCATAGTGGAGGAGAAGGATGCCACTACAGAGCAGCGCGCCATCCACGAAGTGAATACAGGCATTCTTGCCGTTTCCACTCATCTACTGCGTAACTGGTTATCAAAATTGCGCAATAACAATGTACAAGGTGAGTACTATCTGACCGACATAATCGCCATGGCCGTAGCGCAGGGCGTTGCTGTGCACACGGTACAACCTGCCCATGAGTGGGAAGTGGTGGGTGTCAACAGCAAAGCACAGCTGGCAGAACTGGAACGTACCTGGCAATATGAACAGGCACATCAACTATTAGTACACGGTGTTACCTTGGCTGACCCTGCGCGCCTTGAGGTGCGCGGTAAACTGGTATGCGGACGTGATGTTGAAATTGATGTTGGCTGCATCTTCGAAGGCGATGTCTATCTAGGAAATGGCGTGCGAGTAGGCGCTTACAGCGTTATAAAAGGTACTCGCATTGGCGCCAACACCTACATCGAACCCTATAGCCATATTGATCAAGTGAATATCGGCGACAACTGCCGTATTGGTCCTTATGCCCGCTTACGACCCGGCAGCAAACTACATAACGACGTGCACATTGGAAACTTTGTCGAAGTGAAAAACAGTGAAATTGCCACCAGTAGCAAGGCTAACCACTTAAGCTATATTGGCGACAGCAGCGTCGGTAGCCGCGTTAACATAGGCGCAGGCACTATCACCTGCAATTATGATGGCGCAAACAAACATCGTACGATCATCGAGGATGATGTTTTTATCGGCTCAAATACACAGCTGGTAGCACCCGTAAAAATCGGACGTGGTGCCACCATAGGCGCAGGTTCCACTATTACGAGCGATGCGCCGGAAGGTGAATTGACTCTATCGCGTGCCAAACAAATTACTCTACCGGGCTGGCGGAGGCCAAGTAAGAAAAATAATATACCTCAATAGGTTTTGCCATACTTACAAGGTTAATTTTTATTTTCCGATGCAAAACCGGCTGAATATTTCACCGAGCAGATCATCCGCACTAAACTCGCCTGTAATAGAATTTAGTTCTTCGTGAGCAAGTCGCAGCTCTTCCGCGCAAAGTTCTGGACGTTTGATTTCCCCTGCGGCCCGCTGCAAATGGTCACGTGCGTTCAATAATGCATGGACATGGCGTTCGCGCGCCATAAATATGCCTGCCTCTTGATGCCAACCAAGTAGTGACAGCAACTTATTACGCAACAACTCAAGCCCCTCGCCTGTTTTAGCCGACAAATAAATGTGACATTCGTCATTTTGCTCTTTTACATGGGCATGCTGAGCAAGCAAATCAACTTTATTAAAGACATATAATCGCGGAATTTCACACGGCAACTCGTCTAAAATTTTCTGATCATCCTCAGTCATACCGTGGCTGGCATCCAACAGGATCAGGATGGCATCCGCTTTTTTTAGCGCTCCATATGTACGCTCTATCCCCATCTGTTCCACGGCATCCTCTGCCTCGCGTAATCCCGCCGTATCTATAA contains:
- a CDS encoding F0F1 ATP synthase subunit epsilon, which codes for MAMTVHVDVVSAEESIFSGLVEMVVVPGEMGELGIYPRHAPLLTRIKPGSVRLKLPDQSEFMLIYVSGGMLEVQPSVVTILADTAIRGADLDEARSLEAKHAAEEAMKNRASDIDYAKAQAELSEALAQLQAIQKMRKQQPH
- the atpD gene encoding F0F1 ATP synthase subunit beta; the encoded protein is MSQGKIVQCIGAVVDVEFPRDHIPKVYDALVVQDDGSSVAEKGLTLEVQQQIGDGVVRTIAMGSSDGLRRGMGVVNTGNQITVPVGHGTLGRIMDVLGRPIDEVGEIKCMERRSIHQKAPKFEELSPSVDLLETGIKVIDLVCPFAKGGKVGLFGGAGVGKTVNMLELINNIAKQHSGLSVFAGVGERTREGNDFYHEMSEAGVIQLDNLPESKVAMVFGQMNEPPGNRLRVALSGLTMAEYFRDEGRDVLFFVDNIYRFTLAGTEVSALLGRMPSAVGYQPTLAEEMGRLQERITSTKTGSITSIQAVYVPADDLTDPSPATTFLHLDSTVVLSRDIASLGIYPAVDPLDSTSRQLDPLVVGEEHYNVARSVQQTLQRYKELRDIIAILGMDELAPEDKLAVARARKIQRFLSQPFHVAEVFTGSPGKYVTLKETIKGFKGIVNGDYDHLPEQAFYMVGTIDEAIEKAKTLQ
- the glmU gene encoding bifunctional UDP-N-acetylglucosamine diphosphorylase/glucosamine-1-phosphate N-acetyltransferase GlmU, giving the protein MTTLNIVILAAGRGQRMHSDKPKVLHSLAGRPLLQHVLDTAVQFATGITCVVYGHGGEAVPQAMTKYEADFVLQEPQLGTGHAVQQALSHLKDDTLTLVLYGDVPLTQPGTLEKMLGAQQALTLLTIHLDNPAGYGRIVRDSAGNVSCIVEEKDATTEQRAIHEVNTGILAVSTHLLRNWLSKLRNNNVQGEYYLTDIIAMAVAQGVAVHTVQPAHEWEVVGVNSKAQLAELERTWQYEQAHQLLVHGVTLADPARLEVRGKLVCGRDVEIDVGCIFEGDVYLGNGVRVGAYSVIKGTRIGANTYIEPYSHIDQVNIGDNCRIGPYARLRPGSKLHNDVHIGNFVEVKNSEIATSSKANHLSYIGDSSVGSRVNIGAGTITCNYDGANKHRTIIEDDVFIGSNTQLVAPVKIGRGATIGAGSTITSDAPEGELTLSRAKQITLPGWRRPSKKNNIPQ